A single region of the Deltaproteobacteria bacterium genome encodes:
- a CDS encoding FHA domain-containing protein, translated as MFALEIKFNDGISQPEVLLVRRQHVVIGASDYAHVVIEGFAANRCDLKLTRGLGRQFRCQPIIKSSSNNSGPLPFAEGVYSGDVELELTEVSLHITALDVDLQLQSNESPDRAGVRILRQALSHESPVFPAVSILGAASVMVSFPEDEPLIIGRSRKCGLRLDAADVSSEQARIGFERGGFWIEDLGSKNGSFVEGRRVNGRQSLKRDSLVTIGSEFVLQVIKDQDDLAAVSQAKASGRQLKEEAHLYPCLVSSYEAVQPRRLVLLPGLRVTLGRDPCSDIWIEAAHVSRNHAEINYSDTGVLSVTDLSSNGTSLNGQELPAGKPVELSTSETSVLDLGMGVEISLCFSEADEAKVSGASQLQSAGLPWTAVSGVAGRRGGDGSDSIEVEDDRAIMGQVSGGESGDEPTLQRARGAFEDLVQRAQSVRDANISGLEARQKRAGEVLFSGDSSSAVDMTDGMLEENASAQGGIGRLGQVFLWLAVVVLALVVAELLIWFVGGSRLI; from the coding sequence ATGTTTGCACTTGAAATAAAATTTAATGATGGAATAAGCCAACCAGAGGTGTTGCTAGTAAGGCGACAGCATGTAGTCATTGGTGCGAGTGATTATGCACACGTTGTGATCGAGGGGTTTGCGGCTAATAGATGTGATCTGAAGCTGACTCGCGGTTTGGGACGGCAATTTCGTTGTCAGCCAATCATTAAATCATCTTCTAACAACAGCGGTCCACTGCCCTTTGCAGAAGGTGTTTATTCGGGCGATGTGGAACTGGAGTTAACGGAGGTATCGCTGCATATCACGGCACTAGATGTCGACTTGCAGCTGCAAAGTAACGAGTCTCCGGATAGAGCGGGGGTTCGCATTTTGCGCCAGGCACTTTCGCATGAGAGCCCGGTTTTTCCGGCCGTTAGCATATTAGGGGCGGCTTCTGTTATGGTGTCTTTCCCGGAGGATGAACCGCTGATTATTGGACGATCTAGGAAGTGTGGATTAAGGCTGGATGCTGCGGATGTTTCTAGTGAGCAGGCTCGCATTGGTTTTGAACGCGGCGGCTTTTGGATAGAGGATCTTGGTAGTAAAAATGGCAGCTTCGTAGAGGGTCGGCGCGTCAATGGTCGACAATCGCTCAAGCGAGATAGTCTGGTTACTATTGGTTCCGAGTTTGTTCTCCAAGTAATTAAGGATCAAGACGATCTAGCGGCGGTAAGCCAAGCTAAGGCTAGTGGGCGGCAGCTTAAGGAGGAGGCGCACCTCTACCCATGCCTAGTTTCTTCCTATGAGGCAGTTCAGCCTCGTCGGCTAGTGCTTTTACCTGGCTTGCGAGTGACCCTTGGAAGAGACCCTTGTAGTGATATATGGATAGAGGCGGCGCATGTGTCTCGCAATCATGCCGAGATTAATTACAGCGATACTGGAGTTCTATCGGTGACTGATCTTAGCAGTAACGGTACGTCGCTAAATGGTCAGGAGTTGCCTGCTGGTAAACCCGTCGAATTATCAACCTCGGAAACTTCGGTTCTCGACTTAGGAATGGGCGTGGAAATATCGCTGTGTTTTTCTGAGGCGGATGAGGCGAAAGTTAGTGGAGCGAGCCAATTACAATCTGCGGGCCTGCCGTGGACCGCGGTAAGTGGTGTTGCAGGGCGGCGCGGGGGCGATGGTTCCGATTCTATTGAAGTGGAAGACGATAGGGCGATTATGGGGCAGGTGTCTGGCGGAGAAAGCGGCGACGAACCGACTTTACAGAGGGCGCGAGGTGCATTTGAGGATTTAGTGCAACGAGCCCAGAGCGTTCGAGACGCTAATATTTCTGGTCTGGAGGCGAGGCAAAAGAGGGCCGGAGAGGTTTTGTTTTCTGGCGATAGTTCTAGCGCGGTCGATATGACTGATGGAATGTTGGAAGAGAATGCTAGCGCACAAGGTGGCATTGGAAGGCTTGGCCAGGTTTTTTTGTGGTTAGCCGTGGTTGTATTAGCGCTAGTGGTTGCTGAATTGTTGATTTGGTTCGTGGGTGGAAGTCGGTTAATATAA
- a CDS encoding FHA domain-containing protein yields the protein MSINDTELTFTRCSGCRSLVPASASRCRMCGELLSKEAESAEGSVEEQPNRSSSRVRQRTMSLSSDDAKAIVDRVKSASSMNLASSEKPADKPTEAFRLRPLDLAAKKSPLASVSKETSQWKSPLELSGTKEKGEGAKISPSNMSAGSAGTATSSPGLQVEAKPSTAEASAVPQSQSVAEGKRTSVDVAPKTAETQSGLSASTLAKGELSLRKKARRRKKKKVQDVTTATSAGTLHVAAREEPGLERKKENLEQPMRTQGDVSVQPNVKSNKEAPKSSAKSVEATAKPRELEEGGLFGWFVRYDEQGRGSATEIRTGRFFVSAEKLKDVDLVIEDETISTPHCVVRASVSDGLRVQDLLSEGGTFVRRRNEGRFYEYSDAVTLEHGDWLRFGDYEVLVCLVTFADAAAKKV from the coding sequence ATGAGTATAAATGACACTGAGTTAACGTTTACGCGTTGTTCCGGGTGTCGGAGCTTGGTGCCAGCGTCTGCTAGTAGGTGTAGGATGTGTGGCGAGCTTCTTAGCAAGGAGGCTGAGTCTGCCGAAGGCAGTGTTGAGGAACAGCCCAATAGGTCTTCTAGCCGTGTTAGGCAACGGACGATGTCTTTGTCGTCTGACGATGCTAAGGCTATCGTCGACCGGGTTAAGTCCGCTTCGTCCATGAATCTAGCGAGTAGCGAAAAGCCCGCTGACAAGCCAACTGAGGCGTTTAGGTTGCGACCGCTAGATTTGGCCGCAAAAAAATCGCCATTAGCTAGCGTCTCAAAGGAGACATCGCAGTGGAAGAGTCCACTCGAATTGAGCGGGACAAAGGAGAAAGGGGAGGGTGCAAAAATTTCTCCGAGTAATATGTCAGCGGGATCCGCTGGAACTGCTACATCGTCTCCTGGCTTACAGGTGGAGGCAAAGCCTTCGACAGCTGAGGCAAGTGCTGTTCCTCAGTCGCAAAGCGTCGCCGAGGGCAAGCGCACCTCAGTGGATGTAGCGCCGAAAACCGCTGAGACTCAGTCTGGGCTTTCTGCCTCAACGCTCGCTAAGGGTGAGTTGTCGCTTAGAAAAAAGGCACGTAGGCGAAAGAAAAAGAAGGTTCAGGACGTGACCACCGCAACCAGTGCAGGAACGCTACACGTAGCAGCAAGGGAAGAGCCGGGATTGGAGAGAAAGAAGGAAAATCTGGAGCAACCTATGAGGACGCAAGGCGATGTATCTGTTCAGCCAAATGTCAAGAGTAATAAGGAGGCCCCTAAGAGTTCAGCTAAGAGCGTAGAAGCTACTGCCAAACCGCGAGAATTAGAGGAGGGTGGACTGTTTGGTTGGTTTGTGCGCTACGATGAGCAGGGTAGAGGAAGTGCTACTGAGATTCGAACTGGTCGATTTTTTGTTTCTGCTGAGAAGCTTAAGGACGTGGATTTGGTGATAGAGGACGAGACAATTTCTACACCTCATTGCGTCGTTAGGGCGAGCGTATCAGATGGATTAAGGGTTCAGGATTTACTTAGCGAGGGTGGGACTTTTGTTCGTCGTCGAAACGAGGGCAGGTTTTACGAATATTCAGACGCCGTAACGCTAGAGCATGGCGATTGGCTGCGGTTTGGGGACTACGAGGTGCTTGTCTGTTTGGTGACCTTTGCAGATGCTGCTGCTAAGAAGGTATGA
- a CDS encoding FliM/FliN family flagellar motor switch protein: MRAHGKISDSGEAKLAVWQPAQALTEPDSEEVRLCVGFLRADLSKFFGSFADDWLSLFHVLDVKVDNFEVQTVLEFPEDLERVMPIEVDGEAAVIGLDAATEKCLLDMVSKQYTDAGADIIIEYLERRFISTLCKSWSGSAPLNAVFIPQQNERSVEVVGVVRLFFKLANTKCVVCVGLGPRLLSLLDRCWRDYVVQSQKTQVSRMDAKKERHVSFQLAEIAVPPAMLIDYLKAGTLIDLEVPVSDAVTLRLDGRKWASGRLCQFKGKFAVQIVDFDIRQSNIPSGNTHIQIEIAGASLDERTLLEHSSPRVYILTEEVLSPTASLIIGGEKVAEATIVEVNSRFALNVLPK, from the coding sequence ATGCGAGCGCATGGCAAGATATCAGATAGTGGCGAGGCTAAACTTGCAGTATGGCAGCCAGCTCAAGCTTTGACTGAGCCGGACAGCGAGGAAGTTCGTTTGTGCGTTGGGTTTTTGAGAGCCGATTTGAGCAAGTTCTTCGGCTCGTTTGCTGATGATTGGCTATCGCTATTCCATGTTTTAGATGTCAAGGTCGATAATTTCGAGGTACAAACTGTTCTAGAGTTTCCGGAAGATTTAGAAAGAGTGATGCCGATAGAGGTTGATGGCGAAGCAGCTGTAATTGGGCTTGATGCGGCCACGGAAAAGTGCCTACTCGATATGGTTTCAAAGCAGTATACGGATGCCGGAGCGGATATTATTATTGAGTATTTAGAGCGAAGATTTATTTCGACCTTGTGCAAAAGTTGGAGTGGCTCCGCGCCTTTAAACGCCGTGTTCATTCCGCAACAGAATGAACGGTCTGTGGAAGTGGTTGGGGTGGTGAGGTTGTTTTTTAAGTTGGCGAATACTAAATGTGTGGTTTGTGTAGGTCTCGGACCGCGATTGCTTTCACTTCTCGACAGATGTTGGCGCGATTACGTGGTTCAGTCCCAAAAGACACAAGTTTCTCGGATGGATGCTAAGAAGGAGCGACACGTTAGTTTTCAGCTTGCCGAAATTGCAGTTCCGCCGGCAATGTTAATAGATTATCTCAAGGCAGGTACTCTAATAGATTTGGAGGTGCCAGTGTCTGACGCCGTTACTCTGCGTTTAGATGGAAGGAAGTGGGCAAGCGGGCGTCTCTGCCAGTTTAAGGGCAAATTTGCCGTGCAAATAGTGGATTTTGATATTCGCCAATCCAATATTCCATCTGGAAATACGCATATACAGATTGAAATTGCAGGTGCGTCTTTAGATGAGAGAACTCTACTCGAGCATTCAAGCCCTAGGGTCTATATTCTTACCGAAGAGGTATTGAGCCCAACTGCCTCATTAATCATTGGGGGCGAGAAAGTGGCTGAGGCTACCATTGTCGAAGTGAATTCAAGATTTGCTTTAAATGTCTTGCCCAAATAG
- a CDS encoding EscR/YscR/HrcR family type III secretion system export apparatus protein gives MNAEISFAQFLSVIGSLELSLVGLLVLCFFALVFSAYIKIVTVLGIVRVGFGVGGLPSAFVTSGLALVLTFFVMMPTIVGSIGKVHGVSPGENSAVKGSLQAANRFEAGLSRWKEFLQKHSRAEEVEKFSLLARNLEAAGGHPESDITDKQIASLRSSWQVLAPAFVVSQLKEAFQTGLSVFLPFLVIDLLLANVLVAVGLSQINPLIVSFPFKLLLFVMVDGWILITTNLVQTYA, from the coding sequence ATGAATGCAGAAATTTCATTTGCACAATTCTTGTCAGTTATTGGTAGTTTGGAACTATCCCTAGTAGGGCTGCTAGTTCTTTGTTTTTTTGCGCTTGTTTTTAGCGCATATATTAAGATTGTAACGGTACTTGGGATAGTTCGGGTGGGCTTTGGCGTTGGCGGGCTTCCATCGGCTTTTGTGACCAGTGGTCTTGCTCTAGTTTTAACTTTCTTTGTCATGATGCCAACAATTGTTGGTTCTATTGGGAAAGTGCATGGAGTTTCGCCGGGAGAAAATAGCGCCGTCAAGGGCTCTTTACAAGCTGCTAATAGATTTGAAGCGGGCTTATCTCGTTGGAAGGAGTTTCTGCAAAAGCATTCACGCGCAGAGGAGGTTGAAAAATTTAGCTTACTTGCCCGAAATCTTGAGGCCGCTGGTGGCCATCCGGAATCTGACATCACCGATAAGCAAATAGCCAGTTTGCGCAGTAGCTGGCAAGTTTTAGCGCCGGCATTCGTAGTGTCGCAGCTCAAAGAGGCGTTCCAGACTGGATTGTCTGTGTTCTTGCCTTTCTTGGTCATCGATTTGTTGCTTGCTAATGTTCTCGTTGCCGTAGGACTTTCTCAGATTAATCCTCTCATAGTTTCGTTTCCTTTTAAACTATTGCTATTTGTAATGGTCGATGGATGGATATTGATTACTACTAACTTGGTGCAAACGTATGCTTAG
- a CDS encoding flagellar biosynthetic protein FliQ — translation MSWEVLVNALGLAVELSIPLVIVALVAAIVAGVLQAATQINDDVISFSLKLFLVAGALYLYSGHLISHVAEFSQRVWGGTDYYY, via the coding sequence ATGAGCTGGGAAGTTTTGGTCAATGCGCTTGGTTTAGCAGTGGAGCTAAGTATTCCTCTTGTAATTGTGGCGCTAGTCGCAGCCATTGTTGCAGGAGTTTTGCAGGCTGCTACTCAAATTAACGATGACGTTATTAGTTTTAGTTTGAAATTATTTTTAGTGGCCGGAGCTCTCTACCTCTACAGTGGGCACCTTATTTCTCACGTTGCAGAGTTTTCTCAAAGAGTCTGGGGCGGCACTGATTATTATTATTGA